The following are encoded in a window of Chloroflexota bacterium genomic DNA:
- a CDS encoding methyltransferase domain-containing protein, with protein MENMMGPNALLLTEFLAECMDLKPGIRVLDMGCGKALSSIFLAKEYGVQVWATDLWIDASANFDRIRDAGVEDSVYPIHADAHALPFADEFFDAMVCVDAYQYFGTDDLYLEAYMARLVKPGGQMGIVVAGLVEEMTSDEPPEHLRPYWEPAFFCLHSPAWWRRHWERSGLVTIEDSSLLPDGWKYWMASALVTSERRGTPMDEADMLRLDAGRTLGLARMVARRNERAVKRLDEP; from the coding sequence ATGGAAAACATGATGGGCCCGAATGCCCTTTTGCTGACGGAGTTCCTGGCGGAGTGCATGGACCTCAAGCCCGGGATACGAGTCCTGGACATGGGTTGCGGCAAGGCATTGAGCTCCATATTCCTTGCGAAGGAGTACGGGGTGCAGGTATGGGCGACGGACCTGTGGATTGACGCCAGCGCCAACTTCGACCGCATTCGCGACGCCGGTGTTGAGGACAGCGTGTACCCCATTCATGCCGATGCGCATGCCCTGCCATTCGCCGACGAGTTTTTCGACGCGATGGTGTGCGTCGACGCGTACCAATACTTCGGGACGGACGACCTCTACCTGGAGGCGTACATGGCCCGGCTGGTCAAGCCGGGTGGGCAGATGGGAATCGTCGTGGCCGGGCTGGTCGAGGAAATGACCTCGGACGAGCCGCCGGAACACCTCCGGCCATACTGGGAGCCGGCGTTCTTCTGCCTCCACAGCCCGGCATGGTGGAGGCGCCACTGGGAACGTAGCGGGTTGGTGACAATAGAGGACAGCAGCCTGCTCCCCGACGGCTGGAAGTACTGGATGGCGTCGGCGCTGGTGACCTCGGAACGGCGCGGCACGCCCATGGACGAGGCCGACATGCTTAGGCTGGACGCGGGGCGAACCCTGGGACTGGCTCGCATGGTGGCCCGCAGGAATGAACGGGCAGTGAAGCGGCTGGACGAGCCGTAG
- the thrC gene encoding threonine synthase has protein sequence MAFASALKCRECGREYPTDPLNVCEFCFGPLEVSYDYEAIARVISRERIQNGPLTMWRYQDLLPVDGDNAVDLQTGFTPLMKAPNLGRLLGLDHLYIKNDAVNPTNSFKDRVVSVASTKALEYEFKTLACASTGNLAGSVAAHAARAGMNAYIFIPADLERGKVVGAAIYGPTLVAINGSYDDVNRLCSELADTYPWAFVNINMRPYYAEGSKTLGYEVAEQLGWQAPAHCIVPSASGSMFTKIWKGLKEFEDLELIPKVHTHMHMTQAAGCAPIAEAYEAGVTRVRPVKPNSIAKSLAIGNPADGYYSLKTIQESDGDATIVPEEEVVAGIQMLAENEGIFTETAGGVVISGLKRLVERGAIKRDEVTVAYITGNGLKTLEAVEDTVRSVTIDPTTSSFEEQVLNA, from the coding sequence TTGGCATTCGCAAGCGCCTTGAAGTGCAGGGAATGCGGCCGTGAGTACCCCACGGACCCGCTCAACGTCTGCGAGTTCTGCTTCGGTCCGCTGGAAGTGTCCTACGACTATGAGGCCATCGCCCGCGTGATCAGCAGGGAGCGCATCCAGAACGGCCCGCTGACCATGTGGCGCTACCAGGACCTGCTCCCCGTGGACGGCGACAACGCGGTCGACCTGCAGACGGGGTTCACTCCGCTGATGAAGGCGCCCAACCTCGGCCGCCTGCTCGGTCTCGACCACCTGTACATCAAAAACGACGCGGTCAACCCCACCAACTCCTTCAAGGACCGCGTGGTCTCCGTCGCCTCCACCAAGGCGCTGGAGTACGAGTTCAAGACGCTAGCCTGCGCCTCGACGGGCAACCTCGCCGGCAGCGTCGCCGCCCACGCCGCGAGGGCCGGCATGAACGCCTACATCTTCATCCCCGCGGACCTCGAGAGGGGCAAGGTTGTCGGCGCCGCCATCTACGGCCCGACCCTCGTGGCCATCAACGGCAGCTACGACGACGTCAACCGCCTCTGCAGCGAGTTGGCCGACACCTACCCGTGGGCCTTCGTGAACATCAACATGCGTCCCTACTACGCCGAGGGCAGCAAGACCCTTGGATACGAGGTCGCGGAGCAACTCGGCTGGCAAGCCCCTGCGCATTGCATCGTGCCCTCGGCCTCCGGCTCCATGTTCACCAAGATATGGAAGGGTCTGAAGGAGTTTGAGGACTTGGAGCTCATCCCAAAGGTCCACACGCACATGCACATGACCCAGGCGGCTGGCTGCGCCCCCATCGCCGAGGCCTACGAGGCTGGCGTGACCCGCGTCCGCCCCGTCAAACCCAATTCCATCGCCAAGTCGCTGGCCATCGGCAACCCGGCCGACGGCTACTACTCGCTCAAGACCATTCAGGAATCGGACGGCGACGCCACAATCGTCCCTGAAGAAGAGGTGGTCGCCGGCATCCAGATGCTCGCGGAGAACGAGGGCATCTTCACGGAGACCGCCGGCGGTGTCGTCATCTCCGGCCTCAAGCGCCTGGTCGAGCGCGGCGCCATCAAGCGCGACGAGGTGACGGTGGCCTACATCACCGGCAACGGCCTCAAGACGCTGGAGGCGGTGGAGGACACCGTCCGATCAGTCACCATCGACCCGACCACGTCGTCCTTCGAAGAGCAAGTGCTGAACGCCTAA
- the floA gene encoding flotillin-like protein FloA (flotillin-like protein involved in membrane lipid rafts): MAWIGRIVVLLLLILPIIFTLGLILFFIPVGLWLSAIFAGVPVSLLSLIGMRLRKVNPNAIVEPLISATKAGQDLDINDMEAHYLAGGNVGRVVSAMISADKANIDLTWQRATAIDLAGRDVLQAVQTSVNPRVINTPRVSAVAKDGIQLIAVARVTVRANLDRLVGGAGEETILARVGEGTVSAIGSADAHKAVLENPDQISRKVLSGGLDAGTAFEILSIDIADVDVGRNIGAQLQIDQAEADKQIAQARAEQRRAMAVAQEQEMVARTQEMRARVVEAEAEVPRAMAEAFRAGNLGIMDYYRMRNVQADTSMRESLGDQPEEGTQP, translated from the coding sequence ATGGCATGGATCGGACGAATCGTAGTCCTTCTCCTTCTCATACTTCCCATTATCTTCACGCTGGGACTCATCCTCTTCTTCATCCCGGTCGGGTTGTGGTTGAGCGCCATCTTCGCGGGCGTGCCGGTCAGCCTGCTGAGCCTCATCGGCATGCGGCTGCGGAAGGTGAACCCGAACGCCATCGTCGAGCCACTCATCTCCGCGACCAAGGCGGGGCAGGACCTCGACATCAACGACATGGAAGCGCACTACCTGGCCGGCGGCAACGTGGGCCGCGTGGTGTCCGCCATGATCTCCGCCGACAAGGCGAACATCGACCTGACGTGGCAGCGGGCAACGGCCATCGACCTTGCGGGCCGCGACGTGCTGCAGGCTGTGCAGACCAGCGTCAACCCGCGGGTCATCAACACGCCACGGGTGTCGGCAGTGGCCAAGGACGGTATCCAGCTCATCGCCGTCGCGAGGGTGACGGTGCGGGCGAACCTTGACCGCCTCGTGGGAGGCGCCGGCGAGGAGACCATCCTTGCCCGCGTGGGCGAGGGCACGGTCTCGGCTATCGGCTCGGCCGACGCGCACAAGGCCGTGCTGGAGAACCCCGACCAGATATCGCGCAAGGTGCTGTCGGGCGGGCTGGACGCGGGCACCGCCTTCGAGATCCTGTCCATCGACATTGCGGACGTGGACGTGGGGCGCAACATCGGGGCGCAGCTGCAGATCGACCAGGCAGAGGCGGACAAGCAGATTGCGCAGGCACGGGCGGAGCAGCGGCGCGCCATGGCAGTCGCGCAGGAGCAGGAGATGGTGGCGCGAACGCAGGAGATGCGGGCCCGCGTCGTGGAGGCCGAGGCGGAGGTACCCCGCGCGATGGCGGAGGCCTTCCGGGCAGGCAACCTCGGCATCATGGACTACTACCGCATGCGCAACGTCCAGGCGGACACCTCCATGCGGGAGAGTCTGGGCGACCAGCCGGAAGAGGGCACCCAGCCGTAG
- a CDS encoding ATP-dependent Clp protease proteolytic subunit, whose protein sequence is MPALRTAMRAFSATLIVLGLLGLLVPTVLGQSGAGGRVYVATINGTIDLGMTPYVKRVLSTAAEEGADAVLLDINTPGGRLDAALSIKDALLDAEVPVIAYVNREAFSAGALIAISADKIYMDEGGVIGAATPVDQEGETASEKVVSAVRSDFRAVAEVRGRDPRIAEAMVDDSVAIDGLVEEGKLLTMTTSEALQWGYADGEASSITEVLELEGISGAELVQVEYSLAERFVRFLTNPVVASLLISLGFLGLLAELTSPGFGVPGIAGVLLLALFFWGGFLAELSGWEGVVLVAIGIALIAVELVLTPGFGVAGLIGGIAFFAGLYISLIGQGATTGDFVRAGLVLLGSLVTIVVGAAAILTLLPNRRGLGGLALQTSLPRGSGLLNRFGVAGAPVAEAAPHGYVSMLGKRGVTLTVLHPAGVAQIDTQRVDVVSEGGFIDAGTSVVVIADEEYRRVVRAVAPGEGQETPPSEDSAPPQK, encoded by the coding sequence ATGCCAGCACTACGCACGGCAATGCGCGCGTTCAGCGCCACGCTCATCGTCCTCGGCTTGCTGGGGTTGCTCGTGCCGACCGTGCTGGGGCAGTCCGGCGCCGGCGGGCGCGTGTACGTCGCCACCATCAACGGCACCATCGACCTCGGCATGACGCCCTACGTGAAGCGGGTGCTCAGTACCGCGGCGGAGGAGGGCGCCGACGCCGTCCTCCTCGACATCAACACCCCGGGCGGCCGGTTGGACGCCGCACTCTCCATCAAGGACGCACTCCTCGACGCCGAGGTGCCAGTCATCGCGTACGTCAACCGCGAGGCGTTCTCCGCCGGGGCGCTCATCGCCATCTCCGCCGACAAGATATACATGGACGAGGGCGGCGTCATTGGGGCCGCGACGCCCGTCGACCAAGAGGGCGAGACCGCCTCAGAGAAGGTGGTGTCCGCTGTCCGCAGTGATTTCCGCGCCGTCGCTGAGGTGAGGGGGCGCGACCCTCGCATCGCGGAGGCGATGGTGGACGACAGCGTGGCCATCGACGGGCTGGTGGAGGAGGGCAAGCTCCTCACGATGACCACCAGCGAGGCGCTCCAGTGGGGGTACGCCGACGGCGAGGCTTCCAGCATCACGGAGGTCCTCGAGTTGGAGGGCATCTCTGGGGCGGAGCTGGTGCAGGTCGAGTACAGCCTTGCGGAGCGTTTTGTGCGCTTTCTGACCAACCCGGTTGTGGCGTCGCTGCTCATCTCGCTCGGGTTCCTGGGATTGCTGGCGGAACTGACCTCGCCCGGCTTTGGCGTGCCGGGCATCGCTGGCGTCCTGCTGCTGGCGCTGTTCTTCTGGGGCGGTTTCCTGGCGGAGCTCTCCGGCTGGGAGGGCGTCGTGCTAGTGGCGATAGGGATAGCGCTCATCGCGGTGGAACTTGTGCTCACCCCCGGGTTCGGCGTGGCGGGACTGATTGGCGGCATCGCGTTCTTTGCCGGACTATACATATCACTGATCGGGCAGGGCGCCACGACGGGAGACTTCGTGCGGGCGGGACTGGTGCTGCTCGGCTCACTGGTCACCATCGTGGTGGGAGCCGCCGCAATCCTGACGTTGCTGCCCAACAGGCGCGGCCTGGGCGGGCTTGCGCTGCAGACTTCGTTGCCGCGGGGCAGTGGGCTGCTGAACAGGTTTGGCGTTGCCGGTGCACCGGTCGCCGAGGCAGCGCCGCACGGGTACGTCTCGATGCTCGGCAAGCGGGGTGTGACGCTTACAGTGCTGCACCCGGCGGGCGTCGCGCAAATTGACACCCAACGAGTGGACGTGGTATCAGAAGGGGGCTTCATCGACGCCGGGACCTCAGTCGTCGTTATAGCCGATGAGGAGTACCGGCGTGTGGTACGGGCGGTGGCGCCCGGCGAAGGCCAAGAGACTCCCCCCAGCGAGGACAGCGCACCACCACAAAAATAG
- a CDS encoding NIL domain-containing protein yields MAKLRVRFTFTPELIQEPVIWQLGQKFPIVTNIRGADVRQAFGWALLELEGEEDQINQGIEWVRSTGIEVELVTGDVIE; encoded by the coding sequence ATGGCGAAACTCAGAGTACGGTTCACCTTCACCCCGGAGCTGATCCAGGAACCGGTCATCTGGCAGCTTGGTCAGAAATTCCCGATTGTGACCAACATCCGGGGTGCCGACGTGCGCCAGGCCTTCGGCTGGGCTCTCCTGGAGTTGGAAGGCGAGGAAGACCAGATCAACCAGGGCATCGAGTGGGTGCGTTCCACCGGCATCGAGGTGGAGCTCGTCACCGGAGACGTAATCGAGTGA
- a CDS encoding mandelate racemase/muconate lactonizing enzyme family protein: MKIASFETRAVCVPREPGPPVGGANVAPFVTLTLRTDEGIEGMGYAGFVSDVILKPLHELVNALTELVIGSDPMDIEAIGKRLRAVGGGSPEGMLTRASAAIDVALWDIKGKALGQPVHKLLGGYRDRMPAYASGFLWRTYDLEALATTGARLVEEGYTSMKFRLGGEKTPAAELERARVMREAVGDGVDIMVDINQGWDVNQSISIGRRLEEYGLYWFEDPTDHLDYPGLARIADALTMPVAAGEYHYGIAPFRHMLEHRSIDIVMIDLLRAGGITQWMKAAHMAEAFNLPVVSHLAPEILAHTMVAIPNGLTVENMPWSAPLFQEVPAIENGEIILSDAPGLGLAWDLEALDAFAA; the protein is encoded by the coding sequence ATGAAGATTGCCAGCTTTGAGACTCGGGCCGTATGCGTGCCCCGGGAGCCGGGGCCGCCGGTGGGCGGGGCGAACGTGGCGCCCTTCGTGACGCTGACGCTGCGGACGGACGAGGGCATCGAGGGGATGGGGTATGCGGGGTTCGTCAGCGACGTGATCCTGAAGCCGCTGCACGAGCTGGTGAACGCACTGACGGAGCTCGTCATCGGCAGCGACCCGATGGACATCGAGGCCATCGGGAAGCGGCTGCGGGCCGTGGGCGGCGGGTCGCCGGAGGGGATGCTGACGCGGGCGTCGGCGGCCATCGACGTGGCGCTGTGGGACATCAAGGGGAAGGCGCTGGGGCAGCCGGTGCACAAGCTGCTGGGCGGCTACCGGGACCGGATGCCCGCCTATGCGAGCGGCTTCCTGTGGCGCACCTACGACCTGGAGGCGCTGGCCACGACGGGCGCGCGACTGGTGGAGGAGGGGTACACCTCCATGAAGTTCCGGCTGGGCGGGGAGAAGACGCCGGCCGCGGAGCTGGAGCGGGCCCGGGTGATGCGGGAGGCCGTCGGGGACGGCGTGGACATCATGGTGGACATCAACCAGGGGTGGGACGTGAACCAGTCGATCAGCATCGGGCGGCGCCTGGAGGAGTACGGGCTCTACTGGTTCGAGGACCCGACCGACCACCTCGACTACCCGGGGCTGGCGCGGATCGCGGACGCGCTGACGATGCCGGTGGCGGCGGGAGAGTACCACTACGGCATCGCGCCGTTCCGGCACATGCTGGAACACCGGAGCATCGACATCGTGATGATCGACCTGCTGCGGGCCGGGGGCATCACGCAGTGGATGAAGGCGGCGCACATGGCGGAGGCGTTCAACCTGCCGGTGGTGAGCCACCTGGCGCCGGAGATCCTGGCCCACACGATGGTGGCGATCCCGAACGGGCTGACCGTCGAGAACATGCCGTGGAGCGCGCCGCTGTTCCAGGAGGTCCCGGCCATCGAGAACGGGGAGATCATCCTGTCGGACGCGCCGGGGCTGGGGCTGGCGTGGGACCTGGAGGCGCTGGACGCGTTCGCGGCGTAG